Within Meles meles chromosome 19, mMelMel3.1 paternal haplotype, whole genome shotgun sequence, the genomic segment GCGTTTCAGGAGCATCTAGGCTGTGTGGGGACCGTCTGGACCTCGGGGGGAGATGGGTAGCCCTCTGTAGATGTCCAGGGGCCATCCGGGGACAGCTGGTGTGGTGGGGACTGTTCTGTGGACAGCTGGGGTGCACGGGGACCATCTCTGGACATCTGCAGAAGTTGGGGGCCATCAGAGAAATGATAGCGGGTGGAGCACGTGTTTGCTGTGCTCCTCTCGACCTAGCGAAGGTTCAGCTAGACCGGCGGTGATATTGTAGCAGATGGTCCTCCCAAGAGCGTGTTCTGAGTGTTCCTGTCCTGGTGCCAGGCCTGTGATGGGGCCAGGCTCAAATTTCCACCCGCCCCAGGGGCAGACACTCCGCCCCAGTGTTTGCTTCCTGTCGGCTCCTGCTCCAGCCTCCCCAGACTCCTTCCTATGCATGACTCTGTGTCTGTCCGCCCTCCCAGGGAAGAGCTGAACCTGGCAGTGCTCCATGCCTTTGTGGACCTGCACGAGTTTACTGACCTCAATCTGGTGCAGGCCCTCAGGtgagagagggatggggtggaCCTCTCAGGGCTCACTCTTTACAACTGATGAACCCACTCAgagtaaaaacagaaacaaacatcaAGGGATTGATTGTATCATGTAACACAGAAGTCCATGGTAGGGCCTCCTTCAGGCATAGCTATATCTGGGTGCTCAAGTGGGGTCAGAAGGTCCATTTTCTCTAGCTTTGGGTTGTTCTTGCCACTGTGTTGGCATTGCTCTCTGTAGACTCACCTCTCACGTGGCAACAAAGTCCCTGGCAGACTTGTTTAGCAAACATAGCAGAAGGggggggtttggggttttttgttgttgttgtttttcctgtaTAAATCCACCAAAAGTCCCTTGGCCATTGCTCATGGGTCAGCTCTGAGCCATACCTGAGGTAGCTGCTGAGGCCATAAGGCTGTTACTGGCTGCTTCCTGACATGGGGACAGAGAGCAGCGAGGGGCTTCTGCCAGACATGGCGCCTACACCCTGCTCCTCTCTAACCTAGGCAATTTCTCTGGAGCTTCCGCCTCCCTGGAGAGGCCCAGAAGATTGATCGGATGATGGAAGCCTTTGCCCAACGATACTGCCTGTGCAACCCCGGGGTCTTCCAGTCCACAGGTGGGGGCCCGGCCTCAGGGGCTTTGGGAAGGAGGGGCCAACCGGCCTGTCTCATCACCATCTGTCTGTCTGCTGCAGACACGTGCTATGTGCTGTCCTTCGCTGTGATCATGCTGAACACCAGCCTTCACAATCCCAACGTCCGGGACAAGCCAGGCCTAGAGCGCTTTGTGGCCATGAACCGGGGCATCAACGAGGGTGGGGACCTGCCTGAGGAGCTGCTCAGGGTCAGGccccctttacccctccccccagaCCCCCCACCCAGTACCATCCCTCTCCCTGCAGTAGGCCCTCCTCCCCGTGGGTCTCCCGGTGCCCAAGCCAGCCAGTGCAGTCGTGCCAacctgttcatttctttttgctctctcttttctggGCCGCCCTCAGTCTTCATCTCTCTTTTTACTCTTTCCCGTTTCTCTCTGGCCCTCGGGGTCAGAGTGTGTCTGATTCTCCATCTGTCCGTCTATCTCGAGAACTCTGCTGGCCACtgcatctcttctttctctgctccctggggctccctccatccttctgcctcctccctgggccACTCCTCCCCTGGTCCCATTGGTCCCATTGCCTCCCTGGCTGTTGGGACCCCCCAACCATGACCAGGTCACCCCGGGAGGGTCCCGGAGATGCTGACTGCATCCTCGCCCCTCAGAACCTCTACGACAGCATCCGAAACGAGCCCTTCAAGATTCCTGAGGATGACGGAAATGACCTGACCCACACCTTCTTCAACCCGGATCGGGAGGGCTGGCTCCTTAAGCTGGGTACGTCCCCTCCTGACCCCGCTGGCAGCCTCTGCAGGGGAAAGTGAGGAGTCCCAGGTTCTCACTGCCATGTGCAcctgctgtgtgatcttaggcaaaCGATTTGACCTCTCTGCACCTCTGGTTGccacatctgcaaaatggggccaAAAACAAGATGAGGCTGGTGTGCCGGGCCTGAGCACAGGCATAGAGAAGGGCCCCCTAAATATTTGTGGGTACAGGGTAGGCGTTAGGGAGCACTGAATAattgccaggctctgtgcttgtgAACACAGAGTCCCCGCGGGGGtggaatggggtgggggtggggccgaTTCCCCCAGGAACCAGCAGATTCTAGATAAGTCGGCAGGGGTCAAGCAAGTGCCCCTTCTGTGGAGGTTATCTGAGGATTGGAGGGGTTCTCATCCTTGGGTTCATGGGACATTtccctggggagcttttaaaaccCCGACGGCCAAGCCACAGCCTCCCGGAGCTGGGATTTCTGGGGCGGGATGGGCTGTCAGTCATGCTGAAAGCTCCCCAGCCGCCTTCCAGGGCAGCCGCAGTTGAAAGCCGCTGGCCTGGAGCCCTGTGTGGTAATGGTAGGCGCTGTGGGAGTGCTAGCCCCGGCTTCTGAGCCCCGAGGCAGTGGACGGCTGCTCCAGGGCCACGGCGCCGACCCGGGGGCCAAGGCTTCTGGTGcccagggagagggcaggggagcgGCAAGCAGGCCCCAGGAACTAGTTCCTCTGCAGACCTTTCCGCCCGTCTGTAGGGATGCTTCCCATTTCCTGGAGTGGGGCATTGAGGCTCAGTCGCTGTCCAGCAGCAGCCACAGAGCTGGGGTGGCCTTGGAGCCAGATCTCCGACCCTGAGTGTAGCTTTCTGTTCTGCatggacagggtcagggtcagggtcagggagaGAGGCACTTCCTCCTCCAGAGGCTGAGGCAGACCAGTGGGCGGGTTGGCAGCCATGTTCACAAGGATGCTTAATGGTGGCTGTTGTTGCTGTCCCGGTCAAGGAGCCCAAAAGCAGGTCATCTTGAAGCAGGAAGGTGTGGGCACAAGTGGGTCTGTGGGCTGGAGTCCAGAGAGGGCAAGAGGTGGCCCAGCCACCTTGGGCCAAGCAGCCGGGGGTGCGGGCAGGGTTTGTCCCCTCTTTTTGCGATAACTTGTGGGAGGAAGACCTCTTTACCGTGGAGTTGGGGGGCCCTCCTGGCCGAGGACCTATCCTGAGGGGATGGGCTGGAGCCGGGCACTGATCTGCGCCCTCCCTGGGAGGGAGAGGGTCATGTCGATGTAACtggttttcttccctctcttcccccctccctccctccctccctccatctctgcgTGTTCCTCCCTGCtgtttccatctctgtctctgtttctgtcccaCCCTCTGTGCTTTCTGGCCCTTGCCCCCCCCTGTTTCTGTGGCCTGCGGCTTCTGGGGGCACCCCATTCTtctgccttcccttctcctcGCCTGGTCCTGCCTGCTTTCTCGCTGTCTGCCCCAGGAGGTAGGTACGCTGCCCATCCTTGCTCCCTGACCTGACAtcgggggagggggctgcccagGGCTGACAGACAGGGTTAGGAAGTGGGGTGGGCGGGATCCTGGGGCCCAAAAACCCGCCTGTCCCTGCTTGTCTGTCTTCCCACGCATTGCTTTGTTCTCAGCCCCGCCAGCCCCACCTTCCCTGTGCTCACTCTGCCTCTCggtgccctccctgccctcccagaggCCCTGTCCCCCTGTTGAGCCcaggccccctcccaccccttccctttcAGGGGGCCGGGTGAAGACGTGGAAGCGCCGCTGGTTCATCCTCACAGACAACTGCCTCTACTATTTTGAGTACACCACGGTGAGGGCAGAGCCtggtggaggggctgggggccgggaTTCCCAGGTCTGATGGAGGAGGGCCTGGGGGccaggactcctgggtctgagggaggaggctgTATCAGTGCACTAGGGCTACAGGGACAAAGTACCACAAGTTGGTGGCTCAAACCACAGACATTGCTGGGGTTCCAGAGGAGGGGCTGGGCGAGGGCTGGGGGTCTGAGTCCTGTACTACTTTTTCTTCAGGACAAGGAACCCCGTGGAATTATCCCCCTGGAGAACCTGAGCATCCGAGAAGTGGATGACCCCCGAAAACCGGTAAGGCCCTCTCCGTACCCCAGCCTGCTGCGGTGGGGGCGGCCTCTGGTCCTGATGCCACTCTTACCCACCGATCCTCTGCTCTCATGTCTCCCCAGAACTGCTTTGAGCTTTACATCCCCAACAACAAGGGGCAGCTCATCAAAGCCTGTAAAACCGAGGCGGACGGCCGGGTGGTTGAGGGGAACCACATGGTTTACCGGATCTCGGCCCcaacccaggaggagaaggaggagtggaTCAAGTCCATCCAGTGAGCCAGGGCTCCAGGGTtttggggcagggggcggggtctGGCTGCTTGGCCCTCACCCCGGGACCCTCCCCTTCTGCAGGGCTGCCGTGAGCGTGGACCCGTTCTATGAGATGCTGGCAGCAAGGAAGAAGCGGATTTCCGTCAAGAAGAAGCAGGAGCAGCCctgaccccctgccccccaaccccattaTTTATTACGGAGCTGCCCCACCCGGGTGGCCGGACCCCTGGGCCCCGGGGCTGCAGATCCTGGTTCTCCAGTCCTGGTTCTCTGTTTGGAAAATTCACCACCTCTAGCTCCTCTCTCGTTGTTTGTAATTAACACACCATTGgtaatcttattaattatttaaccACTCGTGGCCTGGGACCGCTCCTTTCTCGGGATTGACAGGGTGGAGGGGCGCAGCCTTGTAGCCCGCGGGGCTGCCTGTGCTCCAGCGCGGGGCCCGGAGCACTGGTCTCTACTGGGGGCTGTCTGGGCATGTGAGGGATGGATGCTGGGGACACTGCAGCCAAGCGAGGACCTCCCATGTCCGCCCCTTTGCCCCcgtccccccttccccccctcccccaagcctaCAGGGCTGGAATAAGGAGGAGGTTTCATGGGGCAGCAGGTGGTGTGGTTAGAATTGCATGGTATTGAGTGAGTGGGCGGGCAGAGGTCCTGGGGCAAGGCCTAGACTTCGTTCCAGACACGCCTTGACAAGCCAAACCCAGGCGGGTGCCGGTCCTCCCTGTTGCCCTCAACTGGCTCATGCTCCTGGAGGGGCCGCAGCTCTGAGCTGATAGGGTTGTGAGTGGGCCGGTGCTTTGCAAGCAAAAACTAGAGAGTGGGTCAAGCTGTGGGGGGGGCCTGCTCCAGGAGCACATCGGGTGGAGGAGCCCAGAAAAGAGCCGGAGAGCTGTCCCCTGGGGCTGGGCAAGAGGCAGCTAGTGTCAGAGGAGGGCTGGGTGGGAGTGGtgcgtgggggtggggaaccGGGGGGCTTACGAGCCAAGTTCTCAACCAGCAGCTGGTCATCTGGAAGACATTTTGCACCGAGCAAGTACAGCTCTGGGAACCCGCGGTACTGCTCCTGTCCTGGGAATCAGCCTCCGAAGTGGGAGGTCTTTTCCTTGAGAGCAAAGACTTGAGGGATGGGGCCCTGAACCCCAGGGCCAGGCCTGTTCCTCCTGGCCCTCCAGCTTGGGATACACTTGGCATCCCCAaagaacaaaggcagagagatcctgaggggggtggggtggcaggatGGGAGACCCCCTCCTCACTCTCACGCCCAAATCTGCCGTGGAGGCTTGAGTTTGAGAAACCCCGACACGGGGCAGGCCCTGGGACCAGACTGCATTAGATTGAAACTGAGGCCCGCCGCTGTGGGTTGTGTGTTTGGCCGGGGGTCGGGGCGGGGGAGCAGTTgcatttcctccttcccccaagCTGTCTTCAAAGGGTGGAAGCACTAACTAACTGAGTGTTCCTGGTGAAGTggaaatcctggctctgcccttgGCCACAGGCATGGGCCTGCTCCACCCGCACTAGCAACACTGCTGTCCTCAAAGGTGGCGCTCCTCTCCCTGCAGGAGCCTTGGACTACAATTCCCAGCAAGCTGTGCAGGGCTGGCTGCCACCGCCAGTGGGAGAGCCCGTCTGGAGGCCTTCTGGGAGTTGTAGTTTCCTAAGCGTCCAATGGGGGGTGTTCCTTATGTAGCCCAGTTTCCTACATTTGGGTGCAGGTTGGGCAAAGAGGCCCTGGGCACTTTAACTCCCAGGCACGGATGGGAAGTGGAGTTCCCCAATGAGAATATGGATTCCCAACTCCAAACGTTCCAGGGAAATGGGAGTCATCAGCTCAAGGAGAAAGGAGGTCTCGGGATACACACAGGGTCCCACCACTACCCCACCCTATCCTGCCTGCCTCCGGGGAGTAAACCCTGGGTCCTGAATGCCCACTAGCGGGGAAAGTAGCCGGCTCGCAGAGATGCCCTGGAAGGGCATTGCAGGCACAGGGAACAGTATGAGCAGCGGAAGGAAAAGGTATGGTGTGTTGGAGTTAACGGACAGCAGGCTTGTATGGTATGATCGAGGAGGGAAGTTGGTAAGATGGGAGTCAGAGGGGATGCACAAGCCTGATCATTTGGAGCCCGATCCGCCATGGGAGGGACTTTGGATGTATTTTTAGTTGATGGAAACCATCCAAGGGTGTGAAGAAGGCACATGACGTATTTGGATTGAGCTTGTAGGAGGGGCCTCTGGCTGCTGCAAGAGAATAATTTGGAAAGGAGTGGGGGCTGCTGCAGGGAGGATAGGACGCAGTGCAGTTTTACCCTGGGGCTGAGGCCATGGAGAGAAGTGGACCCGGGAAGAGGCACCCACAGGATTTGCTGAGTGCCGGACCAACTCTGGAATTCTGGCTCGAGCAACGAGTGAATAGCAATGCCATTGATCGAGATGGTTGGAGAGAGAATTGTGGGGCTGGGGAGTAGGGATCGGTGGCTCTAGTTTGGCCAACTTAAGCTGCAATTGCCTGTGGGACATTCAAACCAGACTCGTCACCTCAAAATCGTCCTTCAGTTTTGCCCCAAATCCATCTCCTTCCCAAAGACTGAGGATTCTAGCTGCCAGCTCCCACCTCTTCCAGGACCCCAAATCCCCAGCCCCCTTGTTACAGGTTGAATCATATCAGCCTGAGATcagtatgttgaagtcctaaacccCGGTACCTCAGAACATGGTCTTATTTAGAAATCAGATCATTGTGGATAAAATCTGGTAAGATGGATGAAGTCATTAATGTAGGCACTAGTCCAATATGGCTAGTGTccttatacaaagagaaaatttggacCCACAGACACACGCACGTGGGGGTTGGGAGAAAACATGTGAAGGTGAAGGCAGAACTGGGGTGAGGTTTTTACACACTAAGGAGCGAAGATGGCTGGCGACCACTAGAAGCGAGGTGAGTCCTGGAAGATCTTCTCCCTCACAGCCTCACAAAGAACCAATCCTGTagacatcttgatcttggattcTAGCCTCCAGAGCAGGGATGCTGTCAGTGAACTAGTAATACAgtcctcctccctcagacccaggagtcttgccccagcccctcctccctcagacccaggaatCCTCACCTCcagtcccctcctccctcagacccagtaGTCCTCACCTCCAGCCCCGGACTCCTTCAGACCCAAGagtcctggcccccagcccctcctccctcggACCCGGGAGTCCTGGCCCCCTGCTTTTCTTCCCTCAGACTCCAGAGTCCTGGCCCTCACCACCCTACCAGTCTTGGCTCCATCAGCACACACCCTGGTCAGATGCATTCACAGATCAGCTGAAGCACAGCCCCGTCTTCCCACAGTGCCTCTGAGAAAGACGCAAGAGTCTAAtcctcactctccctttctccatcccTGGGACTTAACAAGTGACCCTAATGCGTTCATCCCCTTAATTCCTAAGCCAGGAGTCCGCAGCACCCCCGCTGGGTCCCCACTTCGGTCCCTTCCCTCCCTTGCTCTCACCCAAAGTGAGTCCCGCAAACATGCAAATGAACTTGGGACCAAGGGGATGGGGGATAGGTTGAAGGCAGGagatcagagacagagagacaggaggcaGAATCAGTCAGGAGccccagagaaacagagaaaaagaaatcgaGACCGAGAGACAAGGCAGGAAGACACAGACAGACTTCAGGGAGGCACAGAGGAGAAACAACCAGAtgcagaaacacaaagaaaaagtaGAATTAGGAAGAGGGCCACAGAACTCAGGCCAGGTGGGATGAGACTGTCCTGGGAGGCGGGTGCTCACAAGCAGACACAGGTAAACTGAGGTACAGGCACTGTGGGGCAGGAAGGTAGTGGCC encodes:
- the CYTH2 gene encoding cytohesin-2, with protein sequence MEDGVYEPPDLTPEERMELENIRRRKQELLVEIQRLREELSEAMSEVEGLEANEGSKTLQRNRKMAMGRKKFNMDPKKGIQFLVENELLQNTPEEIARFLYKGEGLNKTAIGDYLGEREELNLAVLHAFVDLHEFTDLNLVQALRQFLWSFRLPGEAQKIDRMMEAFAQRYCLCNPGVFQSTDTCYVLSFAVIMLNTSLHNPNVRDKPGLERFVAMNRGINEGGDLPEELLRNLYDSIRNEPFKIPEDDGNDLTHTFFNPDREGWLLKLGGRVKTWKRRWFILTDNCLYYFEYTTDKEPRGIIPLENLSIREVDDPRKPNCFELYIPNNKGQLIKACKTEADGRVVEGNHMVYRISAPTQEEKEEWIKSIQAAVSVDPFYEMLAARKKRISVKKKQEQP